AGGATGTCGGCGTACTCCCCCACCGGAACCGGTGGCCGCGGCGTCGGTGCCGGTTTCCCGATATCACCGATGCGCTCCTGAATGTCGGCGCGCAGAACCTCCATGTCGATGGCGCCCGGATCCCACTTCCCTTGCGCGCGGCCCGCATACTCTTTGTGCCCGATGGTCCGCGCAGAGCTCTGCGCCAACCGGCGATTGATCGCGGCGCAGCACCGCACCATCGCGAAATACTGTGCGTCCGGCCAATTCTTGCGATGCGACGCACTCGGGCTGGTGCCGCTGTTGGCACATTCGATACCGATGAGGTGCCAGTTGCCCATGTTCGCCGGGAGCCAGGGATACATGCCGACACCGGCATGCCAGGCAACGCCGAGTGCCACCACCGTCACCGTGCCGTCGCGCGCGATGTGCAGCTGCGACAAGGGGCCGGGCAGGTCCGGGCGACCGTTGGCGATCGACGCCGCACTGGCACGGTCAGAGCCGGTGTGGTGCACCATCACCCCGCGGATGTCCTTGAAATCGCCGTGTCCCCGCGTGCGCCAGCCGGGATACTCGACGACGTCGACACCTTCGCCCCGGAGGATGTCGGCCAGCCAGACCGGGTCACCGGTCCATCGTCCTGCCTGTGGCACTGAGATTCCTTTCCGTGTAGCAAACCATCTGGTACCACCAGGCTACGCGCGGCCACCGACATCACCCTGCCTGGTGGGATTCCATCAGACTGGTTATGACCCAATATGTTTGCCCAGTGGCCGCGCACGTGCCCACCCGCGTCGGGGCCCGTTCGCGATGGACCCGATCAGCTAACACACTCGGCATACGGATGCCGCACTTCCCGTACGCGGTGCGGGCCGATGTGCGAGCATCTGCGCATGGATCCGAAGGACGACCCCGAGGCCCGCATCCGCGAGTTGGAACGCCCGCTCGCCGAGGCCGCTCGCGCCTCCGAGCTCGGAGCCGAGCCCACGGCTTCGGCGGATCCGCCGCCGACGCAGCCGTGGACTCATGGCAACACCTTCCCGCCGCCGCCTCCCGGACCTCCGGCACCCTGGCCGGGATATGAGCCCTATCCCGTTGCGTCACCGCCACCGCGCAGCTCGGGCGGCACGCCCTTCCTGATCTTGTTCGGCGCGGTGAGCATGATGCTGGTGGCCGGCGGCGTCGCCGCCTATCTGATGTTCAGCGATTCCGGCACAACCGGCAGCCAGTCCGACACCCAGTCCGACAGCCAGTCGACGACCATCAGAGAAACAGCCGTCAGCCGTTTCCCGATGCCCGAACCGGTTGCGCCGACACAAGTCTCACCGGGAGAGACGGTGATCGTCTCGGGCATCGGCGAGAACCGGACCATCGATTGCCGGGACAACACCGTGATCGTCAGCGGCATCGAGAACAACCTGGAGATCACCGGCCACTGCGTCGCCGTCACCGTCTCCGGCGTCGACAACGTCATCACCGTCGATTCCGCGGACACCATCGGGGTATCGGGCTTCGACAACCGGGTCACCTTCCACACCGGACAACCCGACGTGTCGAAATCTGGTCAGTCCAACGTGGTCGAACAGGGCTGACCGGCGCCCTCCACGCGTCCGAGAAACTCGCTCAGCAGACCCACCAGCGGCACCGGGTTGTCCTCCGGCACCCAGGCATAGGAGTCGTCGACGAATTCCAGTGTGCCCTGCGGCAGGGTCCGGGCCAGCCGGGGCGCGCCCTCGGCGGGAAAGTAACGTTCCTCGCGCGGCCAGACCACGAGCGCGGGCCGGTCGTAGCCCGCGAGCCGCGGCGAGCACTGCGCCAGGAACGCCGGGGACAAGCCGTCGAGGAATCGACGGAAATCCTTGCGCACCATGGGATCACTGCGCAGCGGCCGCAGGTATTCGGCCATGATGCCGGCCGGGATCGGGCGTTTGGTCGCGCCGCCGTACGTGATCGGGAGCCGCTGCACCGGCTTGAGTCCGATGGCCAGCGACTGCAACATCCCGGCGCCGGGTAGCGACACCAACCGGGACAGCACCTTGACCGGCCACGGGTCGGAGTCGAACGCGTTGGTGGCCACGAGTACCAGACCCTCGACCCGCTCCGGATGGTCGGCGGCGACCACCTGCGCGATGTCGCCACCGTAGCCGTTGCCGACGAGCACAGCCTGTTCGATACCGAGCGCATCGAGCAGGTCGACGACCGTGCGGGCCAGCCCCGGCAGCGTGAGATCCGCGTCCGGCACCGCAGGAGTATGCGAGCCCAGCGCCAGATCGGGAGCGATGCAACGGATTCCACCGCCGGCACCGTCCACCAGCGCCTCGACCACATGGCGCCAGACCAGTCCATTGGCCACCAGACCGTGCAGCAGCACGACCGGCCGGCCGGTGCCGTATTCGCGCACCCCGACCGGGCCGCAGGGCAGCGGGACCAGCTGCCGGGAGGTGAGTGTGTTCATTTTCGTGTCCTCTCGCCAGAGCATCGGGACAAATCAATACAGACTGTATGCAAACACATGAACGGCCGAACATCAATACATACAGGTTGTTAAAATTTCCCGATGAGCGAAGACCCACGTGACGGTCGCGAACAGCGCAGCGAAACCACCCGCGCCGCGCTGGTCGCCGCGGCCCGCTCGCTGTTCGTCGAACGCGGCTACACGGCGGTCTCCACCGGAGATATCGCCCGCGTCGCCGCGGTCACCCGCAACGCGCTGTACTACCACTTCCCCACCAAGGAGGCGGTGTTCCGCGCCGTCTACGAGGATGTCGAAGGCCAACTGGCCCAACGGGTTCTCCCCGCGGCGGCAGCCCACAACACCATCCGCGGCCAACTCGAAGCCGGCATCGAGGAATTCCTCGACGGTTGCCTGGATCCCACCGTGGCCCGGATCAGCGTGCTGCAGGCCCCGGCCGCACTGGGGTTCGCCCAGATGCGCGAGATCGACAACCGCAACTACCTGGGCACCCTGCGGGACGGGATCCGCACGGCCGTCGACGCCGGCGAGCTGGCCGACCTTCCGGTCGACGCGCTCGCGTCGATGCTCATCGGCGCATTGGACGAGGCTGCCCTGCTCATCGCGACCGCCGATGACCCGGCCGAGGCGCGACGCGATGCAGGCGCGGTCGCCGCGGCCCTGGTCGCCGGACTCTTCGCGGGCTGAGCTACAGTACCTTCGACAAGAACTCCTGCAGCCGAGGGTGTTTGGGGCTGTCGAACACCGCGGCCGGAGTGTCGTCCTCGACGATGTTGCCGTCGGCCATGAAGATCACCCGGGAGGCCACCTCGCGGGCGAAACCCATCTCGTGGGTGACCACCACCATCGTCATGCCGCCCTCGGCCAGATCGCGCAACACCTGCAGGACGTCGCCGACCATCTCCGGATCCAGTGCGCTCGTGGCCTCGTCGAACAACATGATCGACGGGTTCATCGCCAGGGCCCGCGCGATCGCGACGCGCTGCTTCTGACCACCCGACAACGTGGCCGGCTTGACATGGGCCTTCTCCGCCAGACCCACCTGGGTCAGCAACTCCATGGCCCGCTTCTCGGCGGCGGCCTTGTCCATTTTCTTGGTCAACAGGGGCGCGAGCGTCACATTGTCGATCACGGTCATGTGCGGGAACAGGTTGAAGTGCTGGAACACCATCCCGATGTGCTGACGGACCTTGTCCAGGTTCACCTTTCGGTCGGTGAGGTCGAAATCGTCGACGGTGACCTTGCCCGCGGTGATGTCCTCGAGTTTGTTGAGGCAGCGCAGGAAGGTCGATTTGCCCGACCCCGACGGTCCGATGACGCAGACCACCTCGCCCTTGCTGATCGTGGTGTCGATGCCGTCGAGCACCACCAGATCGCCGAACGACTTCTTCAGGCCTTCGATGCGGATCTTGACGGTGCCCTCGGGTTCGGCGGCCGCGGCTTCCGGTACCAGCTGGGTCATTTCGAGATCCTCTTCTCTAGCCGGTCAGAGAGTTTGGTCAGCGCCATGATGACGATGAAGTAGATGATGCCGATGATCAGCCACATGGTGAACGACTGGTAGTTGCGGGCGATGATCAATCGCCCGGTCTGGGTCAGCTCGGCGATGCCGATCACCGACAAGATCGACGTGTCCTTGAGGGTGATGACGAACTGGTTGACATACGACGGGATCATCGTGCGGACGGCCTGCGGCAGGATCACCTTCCGCATGGTCGGCAGATACCCGATGCCCAGGCTGCGGGATGCCTCCATCTGGCCCTTGTCCACCGATTGGATTCCGCCGCGGACGATTTCGGTCATGTACGCCCCCGCGTTGAGCGAGAGCGTGATGATGCCCGCGGTCAGCGCGGTCATCTGGAAGCCCAGCGCCGTCGGAATACCGAAGTAGATGAAGAATGCCTGCACCAGAAGCGGTGTGCCGCGGAAGATGTCGACGTAGGTGGTGCCGATGCCCCGCAGCACGATCGACCGAGATACCCGGAAGAGTCCGAAGATGACGCCGAGCACCAGCGCGATGGCGATGGACACCACCGTGAGGATCAGTGTCATCTTCAGGCCGGCCATCAGGAACGGGAACGTGCTCTTGAGCAGACCGAAGAAGGAATTGTCGGCCTCTGAGGCTCCCTCACCGAGGTAGGTCTCGACGATCTCGTCGTACCGACCGGACTCCTTCAGGTCCTTCAGACCGGCGTTGAACTTGTTCAACAACTCGGCGTTGCGGCCCTTGTTGACCGCGAACCCGTAGCTGGAGCCCTTCTCCTTCGGCGTGACGGTCTTGAACCCGTTGCCCTGCTGGATGCCGTAGTTCAGCACCGGGTAGTCCTCGAAGATCGCCTGCGAGTTTCCCGTCTTGACTTCCTCGAACATCGACGCCGAGTCCGCGAACGAGACGATCTGGAAGCCGTACTTGTCCTTGATCGACTCGGCGAACTCGGCACCTTCGGTGCCGTTCTTGACCGCGACGCGCTTCCCCTTCAGGTCGGCGTAGGACTTGATGTCCTCGTTGGTGGCCAGGACCGCCATCTGCACACCCGACTCGAAGTACGGGTCGGAGAAGTCGAAGACCTTCTTGCGCTCGTCGGTGATCGACATGCCGGCGATCACGCCGTCGGCCTGATTGGCCTGGACCGCCTGCAGCGCGGCATCGAAGCCCAGGGGTTTGATGGTGACGTTGAACTTCTGGTTCGCCGCGATCTCGTTGATGAGATCGATGTCGATGCCGACGAATTTCCCGGCAGCATCCTGGAATTCGAACGGCGCGAAGGTGATGTCGGTGGCGACGACGTAGGTCTCCCCCTCGGCCGCGGCG
The genomic region above belongs to Mycolicibacterium sp. HK-90 and contains:
- a CDS encoding peptidoglycan-binding domain-containing protein — protein: MPQAGRWTGDPVWLADILRGEGVDVVEYPGWRTRGHGDFKDIRGVMVHHTGSDRASAASIANGRPDLPGPLSQLHIARDGTVTVVALGVAWHAGVGMYPWLPANMGNWHLIGIECANSGTSPSASHRKNWPDAQYFAMVRCCAAINRRLAQSSARTIGHKEYAGRAQGKWDPGAIDMEVLRADIQERIGDIGKPAPTPRPPVPVGEYADILLFRPMEAPQVAVLQRRLKSAYAAYAGHLEVDGIFGSETEAAVTEFQRRTPGLRVDGIVGPATAAALRL
- a CDS encoding DUF3060 domain-containing protein — its product is MDPKDDPEARIRELERPLAEAARASELGAEPTASADPPPTQPWTHGNTFPPPPPGPPAPWPGYEPYPVASPPPRSSGGTPFLILFGAVSMMLVAGGVAAYLMFSDSGTTGSQSDTQSDSQSTTIRETAVSRFPMPEPVAPTQVSPGETVIVSGIGENRTIDCRDNTVIVSGIENNLEITGHCVAVTVSGVDNVITVDSADTIGVSGFDNRVTFHTGQPDVSKSGQSNVVEQG
- a CDS encoding alpha/beta fold hydrolase — its product is MNTLTSRQLVPLPCGPVGVREYGTGRPVVLLHGLVANGLVWRHVVEALVDGAGGGIRCIAPDLALGSHTPAVPDADLTLPGLARTVVDLLDALGIEQAVLVGNGYGGDIAQVVAADHPERVEGLVLVATNAFDSDPWPVKVLSRLVSLPGAGMLQSLAIGLKPVQRLPITYGGATKRPIPAGIMAEYLRPLRSDPMVRKDFRRFLDGLSPAFLAQCSPRLAGYDRPALVVWPREERYFPAEGAPRLARTLPQGTLEFVDDSYAWVPEDNPVPLVGLLSEFLGRVEGAGQPCSTTLD
- a CDS encoding TetR/AcrR family transcriptional regulator, which produces MSEDPRDGREQRSETTRAALVAAARSLFVERGYTAVSTGDIARVAAVTRNALYYHFPTKEAVFRAVYEDVEGQLAQRVLPAAAAHNTIRGQLEAGIEEFLDGCLDPTVARISVLQAPAALGFAQMREIDNRNYLGTLRDGIRTAVDAGELADLPVDALASMLIGALDEAALLIATADDPAEARRDAGAVAAALVAGLFAG
- a CDS encoding amino acid ABC transporter ATP-binding protein — protein: MTQLVPEAAAAEPEGTVKIRIEGLKKSFGDLVVLDGIDTTISKGEVVCVIGPSGSGKSTFLRCLNKLEDITAGKVTVDDFDLTDRKVNLDKVRQHIGMVFQHFNLFPHMTVIDNVTLAPLLTKKMDKAAAEKRAMELLTQVGLAEKAHVKPATLSGGQKQRVAIARALAMNPSIMLFDEATSALDPEMVGDVLQVLRDLAEGGMTMVVVTHEMGFAREVASRVIFMADGNIVEDDTPAAVFDSPKHPRLQEFLSKVL
- a CDS encoding amino acid ABC transporter substrate-binding protein/permease — its product is MLAPARAAAEGETYVVATDITFAPFEFQDAAGKFVGIDIDLINEIAANQKFNVTIKPLGFDAALQAVQANQADGVIAGMSITDERKKVFDFSDPYFESGVQMAVLATNEDIKSYADLKGKRVAVKNGTEGAEFAESIKDKYGFQIVSFADSASMFEEVKTGNSQAIFEDYPVLNYGIQQGNGFKTVTPKEKGSSYGFAVNKGRNAELLNKFNAGLKDLKESGRYDEIVETYLGEGASEADNSFFGLLKSTFPFLMAGLKMTLILTVVSIAIALVLGVIFGLFRVSRSIVLRGIGTTYVDIFRGTPLLVQAFFIYFGIPTALGFQMTALTAGIITLSLNAGAYMTEIVRGGIQSVDKGQMEASRSLGIGYLPTMRKVILPQAVRTMIPSYVNQFVITLKDTSILSVIGIAELTQTGRLIIARNYQSFTMWLIIGIIYFIVIMALTKLSDRLEKRISK